A single Molothrus aeneus isolate 106 chromosome 9, BPBGC_Maene_1.0, whole genome shotgun sequence DNA region contains:
- the SH3GLB1 gene encoding endophilin-B1 isoform X1: MNIMDFNVKKLAADAGTFLSRAVQFTEEKLGQAEKTELDAHLENLLSKAECTKLWTEKIMKQTEVLLQPNPNARIEEFVYEKLDRKAPSRMNNPELLGQYMIDAGNEFGPGTAYGNALIKCGETQKRIGAADRELIQTSAINFLTPLRNFIEGDYKTITKERKLLQNKRLDLDAAKTRLKKAKVAEARAAQLNISQPEENNIMVNVSYMLNLLHVKWLKIWAEEVTKSEQEVRITQSEFDRQAEITRLLLEGISSTHAHHLRCLNDFVEAQMTYYAQCYQYMLDLQKQLGSFPSTFLSNNNQSSTTPVQSVSSPSVLASASASLPSVSNSMVTSGLSELKSSSGSRKARVLYDYDAANSSELSLLADEVITVYSIPGMDSDWLMGERGNQKGKVPITYLELLN, encoded by the exons ATGAACATCATGGATTTCAATGTGAAGAAGCTGGCGGCTGACGCGGGCACCTTCCTGAGCCGCGCCGTGCAG TTCACAGAAGAAAAGCTTGGTCAGGCAGAGAAGACCGAACTGGATGCTCATCTGGAGAACCTTCTCAGCAAAGCAGAATGCACTAAATTAtggacagaaaaaataatgaagcaaACAGAAGTATTATTGCAGCCAAATCCAA aTGCCAGAATAGAAGAATTTGTCTATGAGAAGCTGGACCGCAAAGCACCAAGTCGCATGAATAATCCAGAGTTACTAGGCCAGTATATGATTGATGCTGGGAATGAATTTGGCCCAGGAACAGCCTATG gaAATGCACTCATTAAATGTGGAGAAACACAAAAGCGAATTGGGGCAGCAGACAGAGAACTCATTCAAACTTCTGCTATAAACTTTCTCACTCCCCTAAGAAACTTTATTGAAGGAGACTACAAAACTATTACT AAAGAACGTAAACTGTTACAAAATAAAAGACTGGATTTGGATGCTGCAAAAACCAGACTGAAGAAGGCAAAAGTTGCAGAAGCTCGAGCTGCA CAACTAAACATCTCTCAGCCTGAAGAAAATAACATTATGGTAAATGTCTCTTACATGCTCAACTTGCTGCATGTAAAATGGCTAAAG ATATGGGCTGAGGAAGTGACAAAA TCTGAACAGGAGGTGCGAATTACTCAGAGTGAATTTGACCGTCAAGCAGAGATTACCAGactgctgctggaaggaatCAGCAGCACACAT GCACATCATCTCCGCTGTCTGAATGACTTTGTGGAAGCTCAGATGACCTATTATGCACAATGTTACCAATACATGTTGGATCTCCAGAAACAACTTGGAAG CTTTCCATCTACTTTCCTCTCTAACAACAATCAGTCTTCCACAACTCCTGTGCAGAGTGTTTCCTCTCCCTCAGTCTTGGCCTCAGCCTCTGCTTCATTGCCTTCAGTAAGCAATTCAATGGTTACTTCAGGCCTCAGTGAACTGAAGTCATCAAGTGGCAGCAGAAAAGCAAGAGTTCTCTATGATTATGATGCTGCAAACAGCAGTGAATTATCTCTACTTGCAGATGAG GTGATAACAGTGTACAGTATCCCTGGCATGGATTCAGACTGGCTGATGGGTGAAAGGGGAAATCAGAAAGGCAAAGTGCCTATTACTTATTTAGAACTGCTAAACTAA
- the SH3GLB1 gene encoding endophilin-B1 isoform X2, which produces MNIMDFNVKKLAADAGTFLSRAVQFTEEKLGQAEKTELDAHLENLLSKAECTKLWTEKIMKQTEVLLQPNPNARIEEFVYEKLDRKAPSRMNNPELLGQYMIDAGNEFGPGTAYGNALIKCGETQKRIGAADRELIQTSAINFLTPLRNFIEGDYKTITKERKLLQNKRLDLDAAKTRLKKAKVAEARAAQLNISQPEENNIMIWAEEVTKSEQEVRITQSEFDRQAEITRLLLEGISSTHAHHLRCLNDFVEAQMTYYAQCYQYMLDLQKQLGSFPSTFLSNNNQSSTTPVQSVSSPSVLASASASLPSVSNSMVTSGLSELKSSSGSRKARVLYDYDAANSSELSLLADEVITVYSIPGMDSDWLMGERGNQKGKVPITYLELLN; this is translated from the exons ATGAACATCATGGATTTCAATGTGAAGAAGCTGGCGGCTGACGCGGGCACCTTCCTGAGCCGCGCCGTGCAG TTCACAGAAGAAAAGCTTGGTCAGGCAGAGAAGACCGAACTGGATGCTCATCTGGAGAACCTTCTCAGCAAAGCAGAATGCACTAAATTAtggacagaaaaaataatgaagcaaACAGAAGTATTATTGCAGCCAAATCCAA aTGCCAGAATAGAAGAATTTGTCTATGAGAAGCTGGACCGCAAAGCACCAAGTCGCATGAATAATCCAGAGTTACTAGGCCAGTATATGATTGATGCTGGGAATGAATTTGGCCCAGGAACAGCCTATG gaAATGCACTCATTAAATGTGGAGAAACACAAAAGCGAATTGGGGCAGCAGACAGAGAACTCATTCAAACTTCTGCTATAAACTTTCTCACTCCCCTAAGAAACTTTATTGAAGGAGACTACAAAACTATTACT AAAGAACGTAAACTGTTACAAAATAAAAGACTGGATTTGGATGCTGCAAAAACCAGACTGAAGAAGGCAAAAGTTGCAGAAGCTCGAGCTGCA CAACTAAACATCTCTCAGCCTGAAGAAAATAACATTATG ATATGGGCTGAGGAAGTGACAAAA TCTGAACAGGAGGTGCGAATTACTCAGAGTGAATTTGACCGTCAAGCAGAGATTACCAGactgctgctggaaggaatCAGCAGCACACAT GCACATCATCTCCGCTGTCTGAATGACTTTGTGGAAGCTCAGATGACCTATTATGCACAATGTTACCAATACATGTTGGATCTCCAGAAACAACTTGGAAG CTTTCCATCTACTTTCCTCTCTAACAACAATCAGTCTTCCACAACTCCTGTGCAGAGTGTTTCCTCTCCCTCAGTCTTGGCCTCAGCCTCTGCTTCATTGCCTTCAGTAAGCAATTCAATGGTTACTTCAGGCCTCAGTGAACTGAAGTCATCAAGTGGCAGCAGAAAAGCAAGAGTTCTCTATGATTATGATGCTGCAAACAGCAGTGAATTATCTCTACTTGCAGATGAG GTGATAACAGTGTACAGTATCCCTGGCATGGATTCAGACTGGCTGATGGGTGAAAGGGGAAATCAGAAAGGCAAAGTGCCTATTACTTATTTAGAACTGCTAAACTAA
- the SH3GLB1 gene encoding endophilin-B1 isoform X3, which translates to MQRTKFTEEKLGQAEKTELDAHLENLLSKAECTKLWTEKIMKQTEVLLQPNPNARIEEFVYEKLDRKAPSRMNNPELLGQYMIDAGNEFGPGTAYGNALIKCGETQKRIGAADRELIQTSAINFLTPLRNFIEGDYKTITKERKLLQNKRLDLDAAKTRLKKAKVAEARAAQLNISQPEENNIMVNVSYMLNLLHVKWLKIWAEEVTKSEQEVRITQSEFDRQAEITRLLLEGISSTHAHHLRCLNDFVEAQMTYYAQCYQYMLDLQKQLGSFPSTFLSNNNQSSTTPVQSVSSPSVLASASASLPSVSNSMVTSGLSELKSSSGSRKARVLYDYDAANSSELSLLADEVITVYSIPGMDSDWLMGERGNQKGKVPITYLELLN; encoded by the exons ATGCAAAGGACAAAG TTCACAGAAGAAAAGCTTGGTCAGGCAGAGAAGACCGAACTGGATGCTCATCTGGAGAACCTTCTCAGCAAAGCAGAATGCACTAAATTAtggacagaaaaaataatgaagcaaACAGAAGTATTATTGCAGCCAAATCCAA aTGCCAGAATAGAAGAATTTGTCTATGAGAAGCTGGACCGCAAAGCACCAAGTCGCATGAATAATCCAGAGTTACTAGGCCAGTATATGATTGATGCTGGGAATGAATTTGGCCCAGGAACAGCCTATG gaAATGCACTCATTAAATGTGGAGAAACACAAAAGCGAATTGGGGCAGCAGACAGAGAACTCATTCAAACTTCTGCTATAAACTTTCTCACTCCCCTAAGAAACTTTATTGAAGGAGACTACAAAACTATTACT AAAGAACGTAAACTGTTACAAAATAAAAGACTGGATTTGGATGCTGCAAAAACCAGACTGAAGAAGGCAAAAGTTGCAGAAGCTCGAGCTGCA CAACTAAACATCTCTCAGCCTGAAGAAAATAACATTATGGTAAATGTCTCTTACATGCTCAACTTGCTGCATGTAAAATGGCTAAAG ATATGGGCTGAGGAAGTGACAAAA TCTGAACAGGAGGTGCGAATTACTCAGAGTGAATTTGACCGTCAAGCAGAGATTACCAGactgctgctggaaggaatCAGCAGCACACAT GCACATCATCTCCGCTGTCTGAATGACTTTGTGGAAGCTCAGATGACCTATTATGCACAATGTTACCAATACATGTTGGATCTCCAGAAACAACTTGGAAG CTTTCCATCTACTTTCCTCTCTAACAACAATCAGTCTTCCACAACTCCTGTGCAGAGTGTTTCCTCTCCCTCAGTCTTGGCCTCAGCCTCTGCTTCATTGCCTTCAGTAAGCAATTCAATGGTTACTTCAGGCCTCAGTGAACTGAAGTCATCAAGTGGCAGCAGAAAAGCAAGAGTTCTCTATGATTATGATGCTGCAAACAGCAGTGAATTATCTCTACTTGCAGATGAG GTGATAACAGTGTACAGTATCCCTGGCATGGATTCAGACTGGCTGATGGGTGAAAGGGGAAATCAGAAAGGCAAAGTGCCTATTACTTATTTAGAACTGCTAAACTAA
- the SH3GLB1 gene encoding endophilin-B1 isoform X4, whose translation MNIMDFNVKKLAADAGTFLSRAVQFTEEKLGQAEKTELDAHLENLLSKAECTKLWTEKIMKQTEVLLQPNPNARIEEFVYEKLDRKAPSRMNNPELLGQYMIDAGNEFGPGTAYGNALIKCGETQKRIGAADRELIQTSAINFLTPLRNFIEGDYKTITKERKLLQNKRLDLDAAKTRLKKAKVAEARAASEQEVRITQSEFDRQAEITRLLLEGISSTHAHHLRCLNDFVEAQMTYYAQCYQYMLDLQKQLGSFPSTFLSNNNQSSTTPVQSVSSPSVLASASASLPSVSNSMVTSGLSELKSSSGSRKARVLYDYDAANSSELSLLADEVITVYSIPGMDSDWLMGERGNQKGKVPITYLELLN comes from the exons ATGAACATCATGGATTTCAATGTGAAGAAGCTGGCGGCTGACGCGGGCACCTTCCTGAGCCGCGCCGTGCAG TTCACAGAAGAAAAGCTTGGTCAGGCAGAGAAGACCGAACTGGATGCTCATCTGGAGAACCTTCTCAGCAAAGCAGAATGCACTAAATTAtggacagaaaaaataatgaagcaaACAGAAGTATTATTGCAGCCAAATCCAA aTGCCAGAATAGAAGAATTTGTCTATGAGAAGCTGGACCGCAAAGCACCAAGTCGCATGAATAATCCAGAGTTACTAGGCCAGTATATGATTGATGCTGGGAATGAATTTGGCCCAGGAACAGCCTATG gaAATGCACTCATTAAATGTGGAGAAACACAAAAGCGAATTGGGGCAGCAGACAGAGAACTCATTCAAACTTCTGCTATAAACTTTCTCACTCCCCTAAGAAACTTTATTGAAGGAGACTACAAAACTATTACT AAAGAACGTAAACTGTTACAAAATAAAAGACTGGATTTGGATGCTGCAAAAACCAGACTGAAGAAGGCAAAAGTTGCAGAAGCTCGAGCTGCA TCTGAACAGGAGGTGCGAATTACTCAGAGTGAATTTGACCGTCAAGCAGAGATTACCAGactgctgctggaaggaatCAGCAGCACACAT GCACATCATCTCCGCTGTCTGAATGACTTTGTGGAAGCTCAGATGACCTATTATGCACAATGTTACCAATACATGTTGGATCTCCAGAAACAACTTGGAAG CTTTCCATCTACTTTCCTCTCTAACAACAATCAGTCTTCCACAACTCCTGTGCAGAGTGTTTCCTCTCCCTCAGTCTTGGCCTCAGCCTCTGCTTCATTGCCTTCAGTAAGCAATTCAATGGTTACTTCAGGCCTCAGTGAACTGAAGTCATCAAGTGGCAGCAGAAAAGCAAGAGTTCTCTATGATTATGATGCTGCAAACAGCAGTGAATTATCTCTACTTGCAGATGAG GTGATAACAGTGTACAGTATCCCTGGCATGGATTCAGACTGGCTGATGGGTGAAAGGGGAAATCAGAAAGGCAAAGTGCCTATTACTTATTTAGAACTGCTAAACTAA